The following coding sequences are from one Formosa haliotis window:
- a CDS encoding RDD family protein, translating into MNETNLSTELKTVPNIGKRILAGIVDYLIIYIFFFIFLFAFGKPDSEGELAVSGLPALGPILFWGIMTIGLEQWFGATLGNSLVGLKPVSIRKSTDNSTFSGIDEKLTFGQSLKRHLLDPIDMFFFGLIGIITIKNTDKNQRLGDIWGNTIVVKTSKLKKTE; encoded by the coding sequence ATGAACGAAACAAACTTATCAACTGAATTGAAAACAGTTCCTAATATTGGAAAACGAATTTTAGCAGGAATTGTGGACTATTTAATTATATATATTTTCTTCTTTATTTTTCTGTTTGCTTTCGGAAAACCTGATTCTGAAGGAGAATTAGCAGTAAGCGGATTACCAGCATTAGGACCAATTTTGTTCTGGGGAATAATGACAATCGGACTTGAACAATGGTTCGGCGCAACACTCGGAAATTCTTTAGTTGGACTAAAACCTGTCTCAATCCGAAAATCAACTGACAACTCAACTTTTAGCGGAATTGACGAAAAACTGACTTTTGGACAATCTTTAAAAAGACATTTACTTGACCCAATTGATATGTTCTTTTTTGGACTAATCGGAATTATAACAATAAAAAATACAGATAAAAATCAACGATTAGGAGATATTTGGGGAAACACAATTGTTGTGAAAACGTCTAAATTAAAAAAAACGGAATAA
- a CDS encoding IS30 family transposase, with product MEVKKHRRLTLKERIQIETLLNENRSKAYIAKQLKRSRSTITREVNKLVGNTNDKYDAHLSHWCAKDDYLNKRNLDKISTHKPLKHFVYKGLLSEWTPEQISGRIKELYPNDSIMSISHEAIYRHIYTRPQASLNKKLIKLLVRKKTRRRPAKKRRGTGSKIINQVSIDNRPKHIEDRIEIGHWEGDLIIGKNHKSAIGTIVERKARYTIIIKLNSKKADEVAKMFSQKLNQLNNIFKKSLTYDNGIEMAKHEKITQNTGMKIFFAHPYSSWERGTNENTNGLIRRYLPKGTDFNQIDEKLLMTIQQKLNNRPRKIIGYKTPQEIMDSELKNVA from the coding sequence ATGGAAGTAAAAAAGCATAGACGACTTACCTTAAAAGAAAGAATCCAAATTGAGACTCTTTTAAACGAAAATAGATCCAAAGCTTATATCGCTAAACAGCTCAAAAGATCAAGATCAACCATCACTAGAGAAGTAAACAAATTAGTCGGTAATACCAATGATAAATACGATGCTCATTTATCACATTGGTGTGCGAAAGATGATTACTTAAACAAAAGAAATCTAGATAAAATTAGCACACATAAACCTCTAAAACATTTTGTCTATAAAGGACTTTTATCTGAGTGGACTCCAGAACAAATATCTGGAAGAATTAAAGAGCTTTATCCCAACGATTCTATAATGTCTATTTCTCATGAAGCGATTTACAGACACATTTACACAAGACCACAAGCAAGTTTAAACAAAAAACTAATCAAACTACTTGTACGTAAAAAAACTAGACGTAGACCGGCTAAAAAAAGGCGTGGTACTGGCAGCAAAATAATCAACCAAGTCAGTATAGACAATAGACCTAAGCATATTGAAGACAGAATTGAAATTGGACATTGGGAAGGTGATTTAATCATTGGGAAGAATCACAAAAGTGCCATAGGAACCATTGTAGAACGAAAAGCTAGATATACCATCATTATTAAACTAAACTCTAAAAAAGCAGATGAAGTCGCTAAAATGTTTTCTCAAAAACTAAATCAATTAAACAACATTTTTAAAAAATCCTTGACTTATGATAATGGAATTGAAATGGCAAAACACGAAAAAATCACCCAAAATACGGGTATGAAAATTTTCTTTGCTCATCCATACTCTTCCTGGGAAAGAGGAACCAATGAAAATACTAATGGACTAATTAGAAGATACCTTCCTAAGGGAACAGACTTTAATCAAATTGATGAAAAATTACTAATGACAATTCAACAAAAACTAAACAACAGACCTCGAAAAATCATAGGTTATAAAACACCTCAAGAAATTATGGATTCTGAACTAAAAAATGTAGCTTAG